The following are from one region of the Paraglaciecola sp. L1A13 genome:
- a CDS encoding redoxin family protein, whose translation MKKISLFILPLVLFVGLAVFLFQGLFSNPREHESPLLNQPVPSFILPDLMDTDITYTTEVFVGKVTLLNVWGVWCVTCAVEIPYLEQLKNDGKHIVGLYYDQDIDPDFGIKTVARVQQEVDQKLGQLGNPYAYNIFDVKRDLSLDLGVTGAPETFLIDKQGKVRIHHIGDINPRVWQKKFESVYEELVAE comes from the coding sequence ATGAAAAAAATATCGTTATTTATCTTACCTTTAGTTTTGTTTGTAGGCTTAGCGGTTTTCTTGTTTCAGGGCTTGTTTAGTAATCCTAGGGAACACGAATCTCCGCTGCTTAATCAGCCAGTACCAAGTTTTATTCTGCCTGATTTAATGGATACTGATATTACTTACACCACAGAAGTTTTTGTGGGCAAGGTGACCTTGCTCAATGTATGGGGTGTTTGGTGCGTAACCTGTGCGGTAGAAATTCCGTATTTAGAGCAACTTAAAAACGACGGCAAGCATATTGTCGGATTGTATTACGATCAGGATATAGACCCCGATTTTGGTATTAAAACGGTAGCACGCGTGCAGCAAGAAGTTGATCAGAAGCTCGGTCAACTAGGTAACCCATATGCGTACAATATTTTTGATGTGAAACGTGATTTGTCACTAGATTTGGGGGTGACGGGCGCGCCTGAAACGTTCTTAATCGACAAACAAGGCAAAGTGCGCATACACCATATTGGCGATATAAACCCTAGGGTATGGCAGAAAAAATTTGAGTCTGTTTACGAGGAGTTAGTCGCTGAATGA